In one window of Astyanax mexicanus isolate ESR-SI-001 chromosome 18, AstMex3_surface, whole genome shotgun sequence DNA:
- the LOC103029375 gene encoding LOW QUALITY PROTEIN: dehydrogenase/reductase SDR family member 13 (The sequence of the model RefSeq protein was modified relative to this genomic sequence to represent the inferred CDS: substituted 1 base at 1 genomic stop codon) — MSVFFLGVGIVVAVYFLIRNFVSGARCKSKAKLDGKTVIVTGSNTGIGRETAVDLARRGARVILACRSQSRGEAALAIVKRESSSSNVVFMQLDLASLKSVRSFAETFLKTRGXSCRLDILINNAGVYMQGRTEDGLGLMFEVNHLGHFLLTHLLLDRLKECGPSRIVNVSSMGHNAGNLDFNFFSTHKEFGAGDSYMNVLKTYCNSKLCNVLFTHELAKRLQGTNVTCYSLHPGVIDTELPRHHTKTVRKLLRPIVVLFFKDAEAGAQTTLYCAVQEGIEGLSGRYFSDCSVKEVQPKARDDAVAKKLWELSEKLCDLS; from the exons atgtctgtgtttttcctgGGTGTTGGAATCGTTGtagctgtttattttttaattcgtAATTTCGTGTCAGGAGCGAGATGTAAAAGTAAAGCGAAGCTTGACGGTAAAACGGTGATCGTTAccg GCAGTAACACTGGGATCGGGCGGGAGACGGCGGTGGATCTGGCCAGAAGAGGAGCTCGGGTTATCCTGGCGTGTCGCAGTCAGAGCCGGGGAGAGGCGGCTCTGGCCATCGTTAAAAGA gaGAGCAGCAGCAGTAACGTGGTGTTTATGCAGTTGGATCTGGCCAGTCTGAAGTCCGTCCGCTCCTTCGCTGAGACTTTCCTCAAaacacgaggctgaagttg CAGACTGGACATCCTCATCAACAACGCAG gcgTTTATATGCAGGGCAGGACAGAGGATGGCCTGGGCTTAATGTTTGAAGTCAATCATCTCGGTCACTTCCTCCTGACTCATCTGTTGCTGGACAGACTTAAAGAGTGTGGTCCAAGCAGAATTGTTAACGTGTCATCTATGGGTCACAATGCCGGGAACCTTGATTTTAACTTCTTCAGCACTCACAAGGAATTCGGAGCAGGTGACTCCTATATGAACGTCCTTAAGACATACTGCAACAGCAAGCTGTGCAACGTGCTGTTCACACACGAGCTGGCAAAGAGGCTGCAAGGAACCAACGTCACCTGCTACAGCCTCCATCCAG gaGTTATCGATACGGAACTGCCTCGCCACCACACCAAAACAGTCAGAAAGCTTCTGAGACCCATAGTAGTCCTGTTTTTTAAGGATGCAGAGGCCGGTGCCCAGACTACTCTGTACTGTGCTGTGCAGGAGGGCATTGAAGGCCTGAGTGGCAGATATTTCTCAGACTGTTCAGTAAAGGAAGTTCAGCCCAAGGCTCGAGACGACGCTGTGGCCAAGAAGCTTTGGGAATTGAGTGAGAAGCTGTGTGACCTCTCCTGA
- the LOC103029692 gene encoding dehydrogenase/reductase SDR family member 13, with amino-acid sequence MSVFFLGVGIVVVAYFLLRIYVSGARCKSKAKLDGKTVIVTGSNTGIGRETAVDLARRGARVILACRSQSRGEAALAIVKRESSSSNVVFMQLDLASLKSVRSFAETFLKTESRLDILINNAGVYLQGRTEDGLGLMFEVNHLGHFLLTHLLLDRLKECGPSRVVNVSSMLHQHGNLDFNVFNTHKEFGAGDSLMDVMKVYSHSKLCNVLFTHELAKRLQGTNVTCYSLHPGVINTELTRHYSKVLKMVLKPIIRLFSKDLEAGAQTTLYCAVQEGIEGLSGRYFSDCAVKEVQPKARDDAVAKKLWELSEKLCDLS; translated from the exons atgtctgtgtttttcctgGGTGTTGGAATCGTTGTAGTTGCTTATTTTCTGCTTCGTATTTACGTGTCAGGAGCGAGATGTAAAAGTAAAGCGAAGCTTGACGGTAAAACGGTGATCGTTAccg GCAGTAACACTGGGATCGGGCGGGAGACGGCGGTGGATCTGGCCAGAAGAGGAGCTCGGGTTATCCTGGCGTGTCGCAGTCAGAGCCGGGGAGAGGCGGCTCTGGCCATCGTTAAAAGA gaGAGCAGCAGCAGTAACGTGGTGTTTATGCAGTTGGATCTGGCCAGTCTGAAGTCCGTCCGCTCCTTCGCTGAGACTTTCCTCAAAACTGAGAGCAGACTGGACATCCTCATCAACAACGCAG gcGTTTATTTGCAGGGCAGGACAGAGGATGGCCTGGGCTTAATGTTTGAAGTCAATCACCTCGGTCACTTCCTCCTGACTCATCTGTTGCTGGACAGACTTAAAGAGTGTGGTCCAAGCAGAGTTGTGAACGTGTCATCTATGCTTCATCAGCATGGGAACCTTGATTTTAACGTCTTTAACACTCACAAGGAATTCGGAGCAGGTGATTCCTTAATGGACGTCATGAAGGTATACAGCCACAGCAAGCTGTGCAACGTGCTGTTCACACACGAGCTTGCGAAGAGGCTGCAAGGAACCAACGTCACCTGCTACAGCCTCCATCCAG GAGTTATTAATACGGAATTGACTCGCCACTACAGCAAAGTGCTTAAGATGGTACTGAAACCCATTATACGGCTGTTTTCTAAAGATCTGGAGGCCGGTGCCCAGACTACTCTGTACTGTGCTGTGCAGGAGGGCATTGAAGGCCTGAGTGGCAGATATTTCTCAGACTGTGCAGTAAAGGAAGTTCAGCCCAAGGCTCGGGACGATGCTGTGGCCAAGAAGCTTTGGGAATTGAGTGAGAAGCTGTGTGACCTCTCCTGA